A portion of the Pleuronectes platessa chromosome 15, fPlePla1.1, whole genome shotgun sequence genome contains these proteins:
- the LOC128456674 gene encoding ribonucleoside-diphosphate reductase large subunit: MHVIKRDGREEEVTFDKITSRIQKLCYGLNSDFVDPTQITMKVIQGLYDRVTTVELDTLAAETAATLTTNHPDYAILAARIAVSNLHKETKKVFSDVMEDLYRYVNPLNRLHSPMISKETLDIVLDNKNRLNSAIIFDRDFSYNFFGFKTLERSYLLKINGKVAERPQHMLMRVSVGIHKRDIDAAIETYNLLSEKWFTHASPTLFNAGTNRPQMSSCFLLSMKEDSIDGIYDTLRQCALISKSAGGIGLAISCIRATGSYIAGTNGNSNGLVPMLRVYNNTARYVDQGGNKRPGAFAVYLEPWHLDVFEFLEMKKNTGKEEQRARDLFFALWIPDLFMKRVESNQDWSLMCPSECPGLEECWGEKFEELYTRYEKEGRAKRVVKAQQLWYAIIESQTETGTPYMLYKDACNGKSNQQNLGTIKSSNLCTEIVEYTSKDEVAVCNLASIALNMYVTPEKTFDFKRLASVTKVIVKNLNKIIEINYYPVPEAERSNRRHRPIGIGVQGLADAFILMRYPFESPEAQLLNIQIFETIYYAALEASCELAEEFGAYETYAGSPVSKGILQYDMWDKVPTDLLDWKALKEKIAEHGVRNSLLLAPMPTASTAQILGNNESIEPYTSNIYTRRVLSGEFQIVNPHLLKDLTERGLWSDEMKNQLIAQNGSIQDIEEIPDDLKQLYKTVWEVSQKTILKMAADRGAYIDQSQSLNIHIAEPNYGKLTSMHFYGWKLGLKTGMYYLRTKPAANPIQFTLNKEKLKEAQSGNSTEEGEAEDKERNTAAMVCSLANRDDCLMCGS, translated from the exons ATGCACGTCATTAAACGAG ATGGTCGTGAGGAGGAAGTCACCTTTGATAAAATCACCTCTCGTATTCAGAAGCTTTGCTATGGACTCAACTCGGACTTTGTGGACCCT ACCCAGATTACCATGAAGGTGATCCAGGGTCTTTATGACAGAGTCACCACCGTGGAGCTGGACACCCTGGCAGCAGAGACCGCTGCCACCCTCACCACCAACCACCCTGACTACGCAATCCTGGCTGCACGAATAGCTGTGTCAAACCTGCACAAGGAGACAAAGAAAGTGTTCAGTG ATGTGATGGAAGACCTGTACAGATACGTGAACCCGTTAAATAGACTTCATTCTCCCATGATCTCCAAGGAGACGCTCGACATTGTGCTTGACAACAAGAAT CGCCTCAACTCAGCCATCATTTTCGACAGAGACTTCTCTTACAATTTCTTTggatttaag ACTCTTGAGAGGTCGTACTTGTTGAAGATCAATGGGAAAG TTGCTGAGAGACCCCAGCACATGCTGATGAGAGTGTCTGTCGGGATTCACAAAAGAGACATCGATGCAGCCATTGAGACGTACAACTTGCTGTCAGAAAAGTGGTTCACCCACGCCTCACCTACACTGTTCAATGCCGGCACCAACAGACCACAAATGTCCag TTGTTTCCTACTATCCATGAAGGAGGACAGCATCGATGGTATTTACGACACACTGAGGCAGTGCGCACTCATCTCCAAATCAGCTGGAGGCATTGGATTGGCCATCAGCTGTATCCGAGCAACAGGCAGCTACATTGCTGGG ACAAATGGCAACTCCAACGGGCTGGTTCCCATGCTTCGAGTTTACAACAACACGGCACGGTATGTCGACCAGGGTGGCAACAAG AGACCCGGGGCCTTCGCCGTGTACCTGGAGCCGTGGCATTTGGACGTGTTTGAGTTCTtagagatgaagaagaacacaggtaaagaggagcagagggccaGAGACCTGTTCTTTGCCCTGTGGATCCCAGACCTCTTCATGAAACGAGTGGAAAGCAATCAG GACTGGTCTCTGATGTGCCCCAGTGAGTGTCCCGGGTTGGAGGAGTGCTGGGGAGAGAAGTTCGAGGAGCTCTACACAAG ATACGAGAAGGAGGGCCGGGCTAAGCGTGTGGTGAAGGCTCAGCAGCTGTGGTACGCCATCATCGAGTCACAGACTGAAACGGGTACGCCGTACATGCTCTACAAGGACGCCTGCAACGGGAAGAGCAACCAGCAGAATCTGGGAACCATCAAATCCAGCAATCTGTGCACAGAGATAGTGGAGTACACCAGCAAAGATGAG GTTGCTGTGTGTAACCTGGCTTCCATTGCACTCAACATGTACGTCACCCCAGAGAAAACCTTTGACTTCAAAAGGCTTGCTTCTGTCACCAAAGTCATCGTTAAAAACCTGAACAAGATTATTGAGATCAACTACTACCCTGTGCCGGAG GCTGAGAGATCCAACAGGCGTCACAGGCCGATTGGAATCGGTGTGCAGGGTCTGGCTGATGCCTTCATCCTTATGCGTTATCCGTTTGAAAGCCCGGAGGCCCAGCTACTCAACATTCAGATCTTCGAGACCATCTACTACGCTGCCCTGGAGGCCAGCTGTGAGCTTGCAGAGGAGTTTGGCGCTTATGAAACCTACGCCGGCTCTCCTGTCAGCAAAGGA ATTCTTCAGTACGACATGTGGGATAAAGTCCCAACAGATTTATTGGACTGGAAGGCATTGAAGGAGAAAATCGCTGA GCACGGCGTAAGGAACAGTCTGCTCTTGGCCCCAATGCCCACCGCTTCCACTGCCCAGATCCTGGGCAACAATGAGTCCATTGAGCCGTACACCAGCAACATCTACACCCGCAGGGTGCTCTCTGGAGAGTTTCAG ATTGTGAATCCTCACCTGCTGAAGGACCTCACAGAAAGAGGTCTGTGGAGTGATGAGATGAAGAACCAGCTGATTGCTCAGAACGGCTCCATCCAG GACATTGAAGAGATTCCTGatgatctgaagcagctctATAAAACAGTGTGGGAAGTCTCCCAAAAAACCATCCTCAAGATGGCAGCAGACCGTGGTGCCTACATCGACCAGAGCCAGTCACTTAACATCCACATCGCTGAACCAAACTATGGCAAACTGACCAGCATGCACTTTTACGGTTGGAAGTTG GGCCTGAAAACCGGCATGTATTACCTGCGGACGAAGCCCGCTGCCAACCCCATTCAGTTCACCCTGAACAAGGAGAAACTAAAGGAGGCTCAATCAGGCAACAGTACCGAGGAGGGGGAGGCGGAGGACAAGGAGCGCAACACCGCTGCTATGGTGTGTTCCTTAGCAAACAGAGACGATTGTCTGATGTGCGGCTCCTGA
- the LOC128456675 gene encoding short transient receptor potential channel 2 yields the protein MENLTPEQWREIMNKKLQFPPELIGAIQEGKIEQLCGLLKTGDGIVRQLEESEDRQWREALNLSIRLGNEDAMVTLLQGVKFDFRQIHEALLVAVDTNQPRVVKRLLDRLDQEKGNKMDVHSFSQAIFDHSIDNSQFAPGVTPLTLACQKDLYDIVTMLTLKGHIIPWPHKISCACLECRNGRQYDLLKFSLSRINTYRGIASRAFLSVTSDDAMLSAFSLSRELRKLSQKEPEFKPQYLGLEQLCQDFAVELLGMCRNQSEVTTILNSCGDESQDALDQQAFEEGIPNLSRLRLAVNYNQKEFVAHPICQQVLSSIWCGNLEGWRGSRTAWKLFVSVGIFLTMPLLCLVYWIAPKSKVGKILRVPVIKFLLHSASYLWFLITLLGESITMEMYRDKFASRQQNILHSSFHMVWVVGFFWYECKEVWIEGLRCYFLDWWNCLDMMVLSMYLASFALRVLIMLKGYLLCQEHSGTDDCVYFTQTVREDWRQEDPQLIAEVLFAVTSMLSFTRLAYILPAHESLGTLQISIGKMIDDMMRFMFILMIIGTAFLCGINNVYVPYVISPHLGRFNETFHFLFWTMFGVANQDYVDMPQFMLAEFVGRILYGIFTLVIVIVLLNMLIAMITNTFQKIEDDADVEWKFARSKLYLSYFREGLTMPVPFNIIPSPKAFFYILRAIFRRICCCCNCNSVQEYPPITNMANDKESEEAQLPYRQQVIRALVQRYIESARREFEETKRKDIGNRITELSKAIGRMHGDIKVIQQLLTEDEHSASDPVTSKEGSSILGKYIHGARNNFRGFNSIHEFKNTSPNMTVHQEEEEVDKVDSDTKQETDMQQSQVTDCDVVKMEEGRVKVESGDERQTEKKEQLEAEKDENTDNKIKSEGAAGNSCSNLEGKVKGEATQDEVEKIKEGEGLREANAGQAESLQVSSEKTDVKKIVNKMKDIVLQEQKAEVRWGKGRKFEHNVAEKSGVREGNDKPGAKKTIPSPTGSSISQDTGFGSQEGEGSIVGSLVTP from the exons ATGGAAAACCTCACG CCAGAGCAATGGCGCGAGATTATGAACAAGAAGTTGCAGTTCCCCCCGGAGCTCATCGGGGCCATTCAGGAGGGGAAAATCGAGCAGCTGTGTGGACTGCTGAAGACCGGCGACGGCATCGTCCGCCAGCTGGAGGAGTCCGAGGACCGCCAGTGGAGAGAGGCCCTCAACCTGTCCATCCGCCTGGGCAATGAGGACGCCATGGTCACCCTCCTGCAAGGGGTCAAGTTCGACTTCCGTCAGATTCACGAGGCTCTGCTGGTCGCCGTGGACACCAACCAGCCCAGAGTGGTGAAGCGTCTGCTGGACCGGCTGGACCAAGAGAAAGGCAACAAGATGGACGTGCACTCTTTCTCTCAGGCCATCTTTGACCACTCCATTGACAACTCCCAGTTTGCCCCAGGGGTGACCCCTCTGACCTTAGCCTGCCAGAAAGACCTGTATGACATCGTGACCATGCTCACCCTAAAAGGCCACATCATCCCGTGGCCACACAAGATCTCCTGCGCCTGTCTGGAGTGTCGGAACGGGCGTCAGTACGACCTGCTGAAGTTCTCCTTGTCTCGCATCAACACCTACCGTGGGATCGCCAGCCGAGCCTTCCTGTCCGTCACCTCCGACGACGCCATGCTCAGCGCTTTCAGTCTCAGCAGGGAGCTCCGCAAGCTCTCGCAGAAAGAGCCCGAGTTCAAG cctcaGTACCTGGGCCTGGAGCAGCTCTGTCAGGATTTTGCGGTTGAGTTACTGGGCATGTGTCGCAACCAGAGCGAGGTGACCACGATCCTCAACAGCTGCGGAGACGAGAGCCAGGATGCCTTGGATCAGCAGGCCTTCGAGGAGGGGATACCCAACCTGTCACGACTGCGGCTTGCTGTTAACTACAACCAGAAGGAG TTTGTGGCGCACCCAATCTGTCAGCAGGTGCTCTCATCCATCTGGTGTGGGAACCTGGAAGGATGGAGAGGCAGCAGGACCGCCTGGaagctgtttgtctctgtggggATCTTTCTCACCATGCCGTTACTCTGCCTCGTCTACTGGATCGCACCAAAGTCAAAG GTAGGAAAGATCCTGAGGGTTCCTGTGATCAagttcctcctccactctgcctcATATCTCTGGTTTCTCATCACATTGCTCGGAGAATCGATAACGATGGAGATGTATCGAGACAAGTTTGCCTCGAGGCAGCAGAACATCCTGCACAGCTCCTTCCACATGGTGTGGGTGGTTG GATTCTTCTGGTACGAGTGTAAGGAAGTGTGGATCGAGGGGCTGCGGTGCTACTTCCTGGACTGGTGGAACTGCTTGGACATGATGGTGCTCAGCATGTACCTGGCATCCTTCGCTTTACGGGTGCTCATCATGCTCAAAGGCTACCTCCTCTGCCAAGAACACAGCGGCACGGACGACTGTGTTTATTTCACCCAGACTG TGCGTGAGGACTGGCGCCAGGAGGACCCCCAGCTGATTGCGGAGGTGCTGTTTGCAGTCACCAGCATGTTGAGCTTCACGCGGCTGGCTTACATCCTGCCGGCCCACGAGTCTCTGGGAACTCTACAGATCTCCATCGGAAAGATGATTGACGACATGATGAG ATTCATGTTCATACTGATGATCATTGGAACAGCCTTTCTCTGTGGCATTAACAACGTGTATGTTCCATATGTCATCTCTCCACATCTTGGCAG GTTTAATGAGACGTTCCACTTCTTATTCTGGACCATGTTCGGTGTAGCCAACCAGGACTACGTGGACATGCCACAGTTTATGTTGGCAGAGTTTGTTGGCAGGATTCTCTACGGCATCTTCACGCTCGTCATTGTCATCGTCCTGCTCAACATGCTCATTGCTATGATCACCAACACCTTTCAGAAAATTGAG GATGATGCAGATGTGGAGTGGAAGTTTGCCCGGTCAAAGCTGTACCTCAGTTACTTCAGAGAGGGCCTCACCATGCCGGTGCCCTTCAACATCATCCCCTCACCCAAAGCTTTCTTCTACATCTTGAG GGCCATCTTCAGgagaatctgctgctgctgcaactgtAATTCTGTGCAAGAATATCCCCCTATAACCAACATG GCCAATGACAAGGAATCTGAGGAAGCCCAGTTACCGTACCGGCAGCAGGTGATCAGGGCTCTGGTGCAGCGCTACATCGAGTCGGCTCGCAGAGAGTTCGAGGAGACCAAGAGGAAAG ACATCGGTAATCGCATCACCGAGTTGAGCAAAGCGATCGGCAGGATGCACGGTGACATCAAGGTgatccagcagctgctgacGGAGGACGAACACTCTGCAAGTGATCCGGTGACCAGTAAGGAGGGCTCCTCCATACTGGGGAAATACATCCATGGTGCCAGGAACAATTTCAGAGGTTTTAACAGCATACATGAATTCAAAAACACGTCACCTAATATGACAGTGcaccaggaagaggaagaggtggacaAAGTTGACTCAGACACAAAACAGGAGACAGACATGCAGCAGAGTCAGGTGACCGACTGTGACGTGGTGAAGATGGAGGAAGGCAGAGTTAAAGTAGAGTCAGGAGATGAGAGGCAAACTGAGAAAAAAGAGCAGTTGGAAGCAGAAAAGGATGAAAACactgacaataaaataaaaagcgaGGGGGCAGCAGGGAACAGCTGCAGTAATCTTGAAGGGAAGGTGAAAGGCGAGGCCACACAGGATGAGGTGGAGAAAATAAAGGAAGGAGAGGGACTCAGAGAGGCCAACGCTGGACAAGCTGAGAGCCTCCAAGTCAGCAGTGAGAAGACAGacgtaaaaaaaattgttaacaAGATGAAAGACATAGTGCTGCAAGAACAAAAAGCAGAGGTGAGATGGGGGAAGGGCAGAAAGTTCGAGCACAATGTAGCAGAGAAGTCTGGCGTCAGGGAGGGCAACGACAAACCCGGCGCCAAGAAAACCATTCCCTCGCCGACGGGCAGCAGCATCTCCCAGGACACGGGCTTCGGTTCCCAGGAAGGGGAGGGGTCCATCGTTGGGTCGCTAGTGACACCGTAA
- the LOC128456702 gene encoding lysophosphatidic acid receptor 6 codes for MNNNTSCSKSDGFKYPLYSSVFSLVFVIGLSLNMVAVYIFGCTLKLRNETTTYMINLVVSDSLFVLTLPFRIVYFIRRKWLFGSVLCKISVSLFYTNMYGSIFFLTCISVDRFLAIVHPFRSQAIRTKRNAKLACCVVWVMILSGSIPTGFLLDTSSEENVNSSSNFCFENYSKDQWKSELSKVVVFIETVGFLIPLMLNVFCSVMVLRTLSKPQTISRGGSLNKRKILRMILVHLFFFCFCFIPYNINLIFYALVRSNVLKGCDAEYVVRVINPIALCIAVTNCCFDPVIYYFTSETIQSSIKRKSTVWHNGARLFERLQGDSSQSSPISSPKNLTLRSLRSKMSISESTV; via the coding sequence ATGAATAATAACACTAGCTGCAGTAAGAGCGATGGCTTTAAGTACCCTCTGTACAGCTCGGTTTTCAGCCTGGTTTTTGTAATTGGACTTTCTCTCAACATGGTGGCTGTATATATCTTTGGCTGCACATTGAAGCTGCGAAATGAGACCACGACATACATGATAAACCTTGTGGTTTCAGACTCTCTCTTTGTTCTCACCTTGCCTTTTCGAATCGTTTACTTCATTAGACGCAAGTGGTTATTTGGAAGTGTACTCTGCAAGATCTCGGTGTCCCTATTTTACACCAACATGTATGGCAGCATCTTTTTCCTCACCTGCATCAGTGTTGACCGCTTCCTGGCCATTGTGCACCCATTCCGGTCACAGGCTATCCGCACTAAGAGGAATGCCAAACTAGCCTGCTGTGTGGTGTGGGTGATGATTCTTTCGGGGAGTATACCCACAGGGTTTCTTTTGGACACCTCTTCGGAAGAAAATGTCAACTCATCCTCAAACTTCTGCTTTGAAAACTACTCCAAAGACCAGTGGAAGAGTGAGCTGTCGAAAGTGGTGGTGTTCATTGAGACTGTGGGCTTCTTAATCCCGTTGATGCTCAACGTGTTCTGCTCTGTCATGGTGCTGCGGACACTAAGTAAACCGCAAACCATTAGCCGTGGGGGGAGcctcaacaaaagaaaaatcctgAGGATGATCCTTGTGCatctgttcttcttctgcttctgcttcatCCCCTACAATATCAATCTCATCTTCTACGCCCTGGTGCGCTCCAATGTCCTGAAGGGGTGCGATGCAGAATATGTGGTCAGAGTTATCAACCCTATAGCTCTGTGCATAGCAGTGACCAACTGCTGCTTTGACCCAGTCATTTACTACTTCACTTCTGAGACCATTCAGAGCTCCATCAAACGCAAGTCCACAGTGTGGCACAATGGGGCTCGGCTATTCGAGAGACTGCAGGGGGACAGCTCACAAAGCAGCCCCATCTCATCACCAAAGAACCTGACACTGAGAAGTCTCAGGTCCAAAATGTCTATCAGTGAGTCAACAGTCTAA